A window of the Lactuca sativa cultivar Salinas chromosome 5, Lsat_Salinas_v11, whole genome shotgun sequence genome harbors these coding sequences:
- the LOC111912551 gene encoding mediator of RNA polymerase II transcription subunit 6, with the protein MAATPMLPPNLGPGDGNAPAAPLPPGTDMTGICFRDQLWLNTYPLDHNLVFDYFALSPFYDYTCNNEQLRMRSIHPLDISHLSKMTGIEFMVSEVMEPHLFVMRKQKRDGPEKVTPMLTYYVLDGSIYQAPQLCNVFAARVGRALYHISKAFTTAASKLEKIGHDSENENVSLEPKAAKETIDFKEVKRVDHILASLQRKLPPAPQPPPFPEGYTPPSTAEGEQGPPETDQPDPKLPLVDPILDQGPSKRQKYA; encoded by the exons ATGGCGGCTACACCCATGTTGCCACCAAACTTAGGACCTGGAGATGGAAATGCTCCAGCAGCTCCGCTTCCACCAGGGACAGACATGACCGGAATATGCTTCAGGGATCAATTATGGCTGAACACATACCCACTTGACCACAATCTTGTCTTTGATTACTTTGCACTTTCTCCTTTCTATGATTACACATGCAACAATGAACAACTCAGGATGCGCTCAATTCATCCTTTAGACATCTCTCATCTTTC TAAAATGACAGGAATCGAGTTCATGGTGAGTGAAGTTATGGAGCCCCACCTATTTGTGATGCGTAAGCAGAAGAGAGATGGTCCTGAAAAAGTCACTCCAATGCTTACATACTATGTGCTTGATGGTTCAATATACCAAGCACCACAACTATGCAATGTCTTTGCAGCCCGAGTT GGGAGAGCTTTGTATCATATATCAAAGGCTTTTACTACTGCAGCCTCAAAGTTGGAGAAGATTGGGCATG ACTCAGAGAATGAGAATGTGTCCCTTGAACCGAAGGCTGCTAAGGAGACTATTGACTTTAAGGAAGTCAAGCGAGTAGATCACATTCTAGCCTCATTGCAACGCAAG CTTCCACCTGCCCCTCAACCGCCGCCATTCCCGGAGGGTTACACACCGCCATCAACTGCAGAAGGAGAACAAGGCCCCCCTGAGACTGACCAACCAGACCCCAAACTTCCTCTCGTGGACCCCATCCTTGACCAAGGTCCCTCCAAGCGACAAAAATACGCttaa
- the LOC111912552 gene encoding phenylacetaldehyde synthase, whose protein sequence is MENGLNLKAMDADQLREHGHKMVDFIADYYKTIESFPVLSQVEPGYLRKLLPDSAPVQPESLQAVLEDVQTKIMPGVTHWQSPDYFAYFPSNSSVAGFLGEMLSAGINMVGFSWITSPAATELEMIVLDWLANMLKLPDDFLSTGAGGGVIQGTASEALLVVLLAARDKVLREVGKDALGRLVVYASDQTHSSLQKACQIAGIYPENCKPIRTEICNEYALSPESLTDSISHDVASGLIPLFLCATVGTTSSTAVDPLLALGKITKRYGIWFHVDAAYAGSACICPEYRHHLNGIEEADSFNMNCHKWFLTNFDCSALWIKDRHALIQSLSTNPEFLKNKASQGGTVVDYKDWQIPLGRRFRSLKLWMVLRLYGVENLQSYIRNHIDLAKHFEHLVSQDPRFEMVATRTFSLVCFRVVPANKNEDYVNKVNRELLDAVNSSGKIFISHTVLSGKYVLRFVVGAPLTEERHVIEAWKLFQETASTLLKN, encoded by the exons AT GGAGAACGGGTTGAATCTGAAGGCAATGGATGCAGATCAACTAAGAGAACATGGCCACAAGATGGTTGATTTCATTGCCGATTACTACAAAACTATCGAGAGTTTCCCTGTTCTCAGCCAAGTTGAG CCAGGATATCTGCGGAAGCTTCTTCCCGATTCTGCACCAGTACAGCCCGAATCCTTGCAAGCAGTTCTTGAAG atGTTCAAACGAAGATAATGCCAGGGGTCACCCACTGGCAAAGTCCGGACTATTTTGCCTACTTCCCCTCTAACAGCAGTGTTGCAGGGTTTCTTGGAGAAATGCTGAGTGCAGGAATTAACATGGTGGGGTTTAGTTGGATAACTTCTCCAGCTGCTACAGAACTTGAAATGATCGTTCTTGATTGGCTTGCTAATATGCTCAAACTTCCTGATGATTTCCTTTCCACAG GGGCAGGTGGTGGTGTAATTCAGGGGACAGCAAGTGAAGCTCTTCTTGTTGTGCTTTTGGCTGCTCGTGATAAAGTTTTAAGAGAGGTTGGTAAGGATGCACTTGGAAGGCTTGTGGTTTATGCTTCTGATCAAACTCATTCTTCTTTACAGAAAGCATGCCAA aTAGCAGGAATCTACCCGGAGAATTGTAAGCCGATAAGAACAGAAATCTGCAATGAGTATGCTCTTTCTCCTGAATCACTCACTGATTCAATCTCACATGACGTTGCCTCTGGTTTAATCCCTCTTTTCCTTTGTGCTACA GTAGGGACTACATCATCTACAGCTGTGGATCCTTTGCTAGCACTTGGAAAGATTACCAAG AGGTATGGAATATGGTTTCATGTGGATGCTGCTTATGCTGGAAGTGCTTGTATTTGCCCAGAATATCGACATCATTTGAATGGAATTGAAGAAGCCGACTCATTTAACATGAATTGCCATAAATGGTTCTTAACAAACTTTGATTGTTCAGCACTATGGATAAAG GACCGACATGCTCTGATTCAATCTTTATCAACAAATCCTGAGTTTTTAAAGAACAAA GCTTCTCAAGGTGGTACAGTTGTCGATTACAAAGATTGGCAAATTCCTCTTGGACGCAGATTCAG ATCATTGAAATTGTGGATGGTGTTACGGCTTTATGGGGTTGAAAATCTTCAGTCTTATATACGAAACCATATTGACTTGGCTAAGCATTTTGAACATCTTGTTTCTCAAGATCCACGCTTTGAG ATGGTTGCCACAAGGACATTTTCGTTAGTTTGCTTTCGTGTTGTACCTGCCAACAAAAATGAAGATTATGTGAACAAAGTCAACCGTGAACTTTTGGATGCTGTCAACTCATCAGGAAAGATCTTCATCTCCCATACG gttCTATCGGGAAAATATGTCTTACGATTTGTGGTAGGAGCTCCATTGACGGAAGAGAGGCATGTTATTGAAGCTTGGAAGCTTTTTCAAGAAACAGCCTCTACTCTTTTAAAGAATTAA